A single region of the Theileria annulata chromosome 4, complete sequence, *** SEQUENCING IN PROGRESS *** genome encodes:
- a CDS encoding uncharacterized protein (Tap579b07.q1c.C.cand.56 - score = 22.74), translated as MKDNCSGLKQSKIHLCYCNSDKCLLNRGFCFRSDVCENGLHRQRCCRPCMVNIANGRLNGGALNNNIDTKNKLIEKTKETEGAKPNTSESKKKLEDYKNNIIAKKPWVTPIKIASMDKPEESSTKKKQTKRVNSSVKEKGNKLKVDGSVKTKTDKSSKSGTNKVKKETRKENEENPKNCEADNENIYVSYSLKGYLRIKSKNKVEICDKYYTRSREICDVSNCVCANDESDITVEETSCNCWEDCGILEDEYLEEQDEYNSCRCLG; from the coding sequence ATGAAGGATAACTGTTCGGGCTTAAAACAGAGCAAAATCCACCTGTGTTACTGTAACTCAGATAAATGTTTATTAAACAGGGGGTTCTGTTTTAGGAGTGACGTGTGCGAAAATGGACTCCACAGGCAAAGGTGCTGCAGGCCATGCATGGTAAATATAGCCAACGGACGGTTAAATGGAGGAGcactaaataataatatagatACTAAAAACAAATTGATAGAAAAAACAAAGGAAACTGAGGGAGCCAAACCGAATACAAGTGAGTCTAAAAAAAAGCTAGAGGATTAcaaaaataacataattGCAAAGAAACCTTGGGTCACTCCGATCAAAATAGCAAGCATGGATAAACCAGAAGAAAGCTCTACAAAGAAGAAACAGACTAAAAGAGTTAATAGCTCAGTGAAAGAGAagggaaataaattaaaagtgGACGGTTCAGTAAAAACGAAAACGGATAAAAGTTCAAAAAGTGGAACGAATAAGGTTAAAAAGGAAACGAGAAAGGAGAATGAGGAAAACCCAAAGAATTGTGAAGCCGATAATGAGAATATATATGTTTCATACTCGTTAAAAGGATATCTCAggataaaatcaaaaaataaGGTGGAAATATGTGACAAATATTACACAAGAAGCAGGGAAATATGCGATGTAAGTAATTGTGTATGTGCAAATGATGAAAGTGACATAACTGTAGAGGAAACATCGTGTAATTGTTGGGAAGATTGCGGAATATTGGAAGATGAGTACCTAGAAGAACAAGATGAATACAACAGCTGCAGATGTTTGGGTTGA
- a CDS encoding uncharacterized protein (Tap579b07.q1c.C.cand.57 - score = 115.92;~SMART pfam:Yeast_VAR1 (PF05316) at aa 844-1154, E()=5.60e-02), whose protein sequence is MEYTVTDMDINTLEYLSLEYLSSQIEPVEYNTMYYKIMEENGISSKEINVNLWIRLYSNRNVLILINEEFEEYLKSNFQKTKKRSKTNLLNIDINGFELNELAEHVPETRLLCSNTYRIKSLNLVLYEQVVKTNDRFKLVMLIASKRYSGYWQSDLINESKISPRDLFSLLNSLCKIGLVYKLTIPQNRISKILVNNISENCVIKYDNNTETQDSPLDVAPKTQNSASICFFHKYFILDKIPKFIRTMCMGEATKNYESTMLEILEKEENNILLESDWKTSYYNLAFHELGQINTRIDNHIISRSYLYFRKSLELKNKIALIFAWCPQTKKFERCIMLIKNPNDIKMKMKSSNILHVLNLKSDTQMNENSEEDLTESTPFNLNGHSIQEYVYYIIKLSRNGITAKDINNYVPIKYKQLSKLILYMESVGLIRKETERDGKIFMYRYYTTDSKTPLVKTEVIERLDTSYMNDIEPDFDSTFTRTSDKTSFNNVEYAQKNYTQFLNSQKDKYSEESVYQQDFERIFGNLQLPKQVNTTLFKKRMVLMKNYLDYFKAATFSNISSFYGDVERSQTKADRKTAVRIANFVLEELKYLKILRCEELKGANLPLTILFDSRHFNDKEAYNYIRNNINMKRNIISVHTSALKSRVNDHFKSPEVANNFQEDSIDILDSTPENKEMINFNIQVPCLVRNISVNQQKIEVNLENSMGFSQKVLSSNGYIFPIMTRIKLLHSFLVENFSESRFTTLEVLSKMTLEKYFQLIGCGYTLEKVTKYINENVLNLPDEYIKVLLNSRRDPIIILNNQLNFLYRIKLLLFMSEPVESSKNDEVETSSGEHLNGKVLKNSEVEKKEFIWELIKEVELYDYVNNQVVGKYEITTEFELYWQNLKVQVDSYINSDLEIPPKILKVKEVFVKKNWKKVIYLTSTIKYELDQIITIWLSLSCNSLHYKSLIKLFHMPIEIINKLSSKFKINNTQIYSYLVSKIKSNKYDPEVEDDRILNKILTNIHKDNEILWIARYVISEKLINQIFLNFLKNDYNSVIKDQDCENEISTNTNDIIDKFQSFLTKNTLDKSEECSQNRKPLDVWNYLHILFKHKYTVNECKIIFDYIINKSNFNLRILKKLRNMNINEIVHYTMKKSHTNVSNIYNTTPTNAIFKTTSYLVDPKKVSNDFDIMINTLRLKCILFTSLSSKGSQLVNNIDPKDFKQVLKRWSDHRWIVKSKQKTNLFKVYKLSNLSKLKLFPKYSTIYHLGTQLLSYIYLFGYNTTYSNPINQRLGMMPYYPNEYRETTLTMKIDLGLELELDPRPDNNSSFLSNNISVIKNCLDLDFYTIFNILENFKIVKFEPKWNNQSNTQVSVKSGYSRFIEGGISKHIKSMKNKMSISQVEANINSVQANLRSHNYINEYSRQNVIPKAMVCENELTDILNPLQFESSYPETFDSPKNTRKTFKNVLEVIDYLMNLFMLKEVPADLESSFSKIVQIVKSSGTHGISHKKLKFGFEYMNEKKTSNKRKCREDLLSNNDFSPDSLVRILVYAAAMLRLLIMVPNGTEYLYIYWEYCKDLFINKQEKNELNKIEEEGLVRKKPDYVPELMWIIWERDAFDILEGEMEQFLGNIKELFPEDTESYSNTLKSTSQNTFVKLDGHIDVHLVGFLSLKIFCMVKDKPGITVHQIWKDLVILDECEVEVLVESMVLEKILSVKKINVQNLSNSTFESVKGSEGGVVHNLYYPQETSFVVWKFKKLLLSE, encoded by the exons ATGGAATATACGGTAACAGATATGGATATAAATACTCTAGAATACCTATCTCTGGAGTATCTGTCCAGCCAAATCGAGCCAGTCGAGTACAATACaatgtattataaaataatggaaGAAAATGGTATATCGAGTAAAGAAATAAAC gtAAATTTGTGGATTCGACTGTATTCTAACAGAAATGTACTGATTCTAATCAACGAAGAGTTCGAAGAATATCTAAAAAGTAACTTTCAGAAGACAAAAAAGAGAAGtaaaactaatttattGAACATAGATATAAACGGATTCGAATTAAATGAACTAGCGGAACACGTCCCAGAAACAAGACTTTTGTGCTCAAATACCTACAGAATCAAGAGCTTGAACCTTGTTCTATATGAGCAGGTGGTAAAAACAAACGATCGCTTCAAGCTAGTAATGCTAATAGCATCGAAAAGATACTCAG GATACTGGCAATCAGACCTTATTAATGAATCGAAAATCTCACCCAGAGACTTGTTTTCATTATTGAACTCTTTATGTAAAATAGGACTTGTATACAAGCTGACAATACCCCAAAATAGAATATCTAAAATACTGGTAAATAACATCAGTGAAAATTGTGTTATAAAGTACGATAACAACACCGAAACTCAGGATTCTCCATTAGATGTAGCACCAAAAACACAAAATTCCGCTTCCATTTGTTTCTTTCACAAGTATTTCATACTGGATAAAATACCAAAGTTCATAAGAACAATGTGCATGGGAGAGGCCACAAAAAACTATGAATCAACGATGCTGGAGATTCTAGAAAaggaagaaaataatattctgTTAGAGTCCGACTGGAAAACATCATACTATAACTTAGCATTCCATGAACTGGGACAGATTAATACAAGAATAGATAACCACATCATCTCCAGAAGCTACTTGTATTTTAGAAAGTCGCTCGAGCTCAAGAACAAAATCGCACTCATCTTCGCATGGTGTCCTCAGACAAAAAAGTTTGAAAGATGTATAATGTTAATCAAGAACCCAAAcgatataaaaatgaagatgaaaAGCTCAAATATACTCCATGTACTAAACCTGAAGAGCGATACACAAATGAACGAAAACTCTGAAGAAGACCTAACAGAGTCAACACCGTTTAATCTAAATGGACATTCAATACAGGAATATGtatactatataataaaactatCAAGAAATGGAATAACAGCGAAAGATATAAACAACTATGTACCaatcaaatataaacaGCTCTcaaaactaattttatatatggAATCAGTAGGGTTGATAAGAAAGGAAACGGAAAGAGATGGGAAGATTTTTATGTATAGGTACTACACAACAGATAGTAAAACACCACTAGTCAAAACAGAGGTTATAGAAAGATTAGATACTTCATACATGAACGACATTGAACCAGATTTCGATTCAACATTTACACGAACATCAGATAAAACTAGCTTTAACAATGTTGAATACGctcaaaaaaattatacGCAATTTCTAAACAGCCAGAAAGATAAATATTCAGAAGAGTCTGTATACCAACAGGACTTTGAACGGATATTCGGAAACCTACAGCTCCCAAAGCAAGTAAACACAACCCTGTTCAAAAAAAGGATGGTCCTGATGAAAAATTACCTGGACTATTTCAAAGCAGCAACGTTTTCAAACATATCGAGCTTCTATGGAGATGTGGAGAGAAGCCAAACAAAAGCAGATAGAAAAACAGCAGTGAGAATAGCAAATTTTGTTCTAGAGgagttaaaatatttaaaaattttaagatgCGAGGAATTGAAAGGAGCAAATCTGCCGCTAACAATCCTGTTTGATTCAAGACATTTTAATGATAAGGAAGCATACAAttatattagaaataacataaatatGAAGAGAAACATTATCTCAGTACACACATCAGCATTGAAATCGAGAGTAAATGATCATTTTAAGAGCCCAGAAGTTGCAAATAATTTCCAAGAAGATTCTATAGATATACTGGATTCCACACCTGAAAATAAGGAGATGATAAACTTTAACATACAGGTGCCGTGTTTGGTAAGAAACATATCAGTAAACCAGCAAAAAATAGAGgttaatttagaaaattcaATGGGTTTTAGTCAGAAGGTGTTATCATCAAACGGTTATATTTTCCCAATAATGACGAGAATTAAACTGTTACACTCATTTTTGGTTGAAAACTTTAGTGAAAGTAGATTCACAACATTGGAAGTTTTGAGTAAAATGACGCTTGAAAAGTATTTCCAACTGATAGGATGTGGATATACACTGGAGAAAGTTactaagtatataaatgaaaatgtattaaatcTACCGgatgaatatataaaagtGTTATTAAACAGTAGAAGAGATCCAATCATAATATTGAATAACCAATTGAACTTTCTATATAGAATCAAACTGTTGTTATTCATGTCAGAACCAGTTGAGTCAAGTAAGAATGATGAAGTAGAAACATCTAGTGGTGAACATTTAAATGGGAAAGTGTTAAAGAATAGTGAAGTGGAAAAGAAAGAATTTATATGGGAATTGATTAAAGAAGTGGAACTGTATGATTATGTAAATAACCAGGTTGTGGgaaaatatgaaattacAACTGAATTTGAGCTATATTGGCAAAATTTAAAGGTACAAGTGGattcatatattaataGTGATCTGGAGATACCGCCTAAAATACTAAAGGTGAAGGAAGTGTTTGTAAAGAAGAATTGGAAAaaagttatatacctaacAAGCACAATTAAGTATGAACTTGACCAGATAATAACAATATGGCTCTCGCTGAGTTGCAACTCACTTCACTACAAAAGTTTGATTAAGCTGTTCCATATGCcaatagaaataataaacaagCTCTCCAGTAAATTCAAGATAAATAACACACAAATCTACTCATACCTAGTCAGTAAAATCAAGAGTAACAAGTATGACCCAGAAGTGGAGGATGATAGAATACTCAACAAAATACTAACGAACATTCACAAAGATAACGAAATACTATGGATAGCAAGATACGTGATATCggaaaaattaataaatcaaattttcttaaattttcttaaaaatgattataaTAGTGTTATAAAGGACCAAGATTGTGAAAATGAGATTTCTACGAATACCAATGATATCATCGATAAGTTTCAGAGTTTTCTAACCAAAAATACATTGGATAAATCAGAAGAATGTTCGCAGAACAGAAAACCACTGGACGTATGGAACTATCTTCACATACTATTTAAACACAAGTACACAGTTAACGAGTGTAAAATCATATTCGACTACATAATCAACAAGTCAAACTTCAATTTGAGGATACTGAAAAAGCTAagaaatatgaatataaatgaaatagTGCACTACACAATGAAAAAATCACACACAAACGTGTCGAACATTTACAACACCACACCAACTAATGCAATATTTAAAACCACAAGTTATCTCGTTGACCCAAAGAAAGTTTCCAATGACTTTGATATCATGATAAACACGCTTAGATTAAAATGCATACTATTCACATCATTATCAAGTAAGGGAAGCCAATTGGTAAACAATATAGACCCGAAAGATTTTAAACAAGTTTTAAAAAGGTGGTCTGATCACAGATGGATAGTAAAAAGCAAACAAAAGACTAACTTGTTTAAGGTATACAAATTGTCCAACCTGTCAAAGCTTAAACTGTTTCCAAAGTACTCAACCATTTATCATCTAGGAACACAACTTCTGTCATACATTTACCTGTTTGGTTATAACACAACTTATAGTAATCCAATTAATCAAAGACTAGGAATGATGCCATATTATCCCAATGAGTATAGAGAAACTACACTCACCATGAAGATAGATCTAGGACTAGAATTGGAACTTGATCCAAGACCTGATAATAACTCTTCATTTCTGTCGAACAATATTTCTGTGATAAAAAACTGCCTAGATTTGGACTTTTACACCATTTTCAATATACTGGAGAACTTCAAAATCGTAAAGTTCGAACCGAAGTGGAATAACCAATCAAACACCCAAGTCAGCGTTAAATCGGGCTATTCCCGCTTCATAGAAGGAGGAATATCAAAGCATATCAAAAgtatgaaaaataaaatgtcaATAAGTCAAGTGGAAGCAAACATAAACTCAGTACAGGCAAATCTTAGATCACACaactatataaatgaatacTCTAGACAGAATGTAATACCCAAGGCGATGGTATGTGAAAATGAACTAACTGACATATTGAATCCTTTACAGTTTGAAAGTTCATACCCAGAAACATTTGATTCTCCAAAAAATACAAGgaaaacatttaaaaatgtattgGAAGTGATAGATTATCTAATGAATTTGTTTATGCTGAAAGAGGTTCCGGCAGATCTTGAAAGTAGTTTTAGTAAAATAGTACAAATAGTTAAGAGTTCAGGAACACATGGGATTTCTCACAAGAAGCttaaatttggatttgAGTACATGAATGAGAAGAAAACCTCTAACAAAAGAAAATGCCGTGAAGATTTACTTTCAAATAATGATTTCTCACCTGATTCATTGGTTAGAATTCTGGTTTATGCAGCGGCAATGCTAAGGCTTCTGATAATGGTACCGAATGGAACagaatatttgtatatatactGGGAGTACTGTAAGGATCTATTTATCAACAAACAAGAGAAAAATGAACTAAACAAGATTGAAGAAGAAGGATTGGTTAGAAAGAAGCCTGATTATGTACCGGAACTAATGTGGATAATATGGGAAAGAGATGCATTTGATATATTAGAGGGGGAAATGGAACAATTTCTTGGGAATATAAAGGAATTGTTTCCGGAAGATACGGAATCTTACTCAAACACACTAAAGTCGACATCCCAAAACACATTCGTAAAAC
- a CDS encoding enolase, putative (Tap579b07.q1c.C.cand.55 - score = 47.87;~SMART pfam:enolase_N (PF03952) at aa 3-139, E()=9.70e-67; pfam:enolase (PF00113) at aa 149-441, E()=1.80e-199), whose translation MSVVKSLKAREILDSRGNPTVEVDLVTEAGLFRAACPSGASTGIYEALELRDGDKSRYLGKGVLKAVENVNTVVKNAVVGFDTLNQKELDTLMVQKLDGTQNEWGYCKSKLGANAILVVSMAAARAAAAKKGVPLYVHLAQLAGKPTDRFVLPVPCLNVINGGSHAGNSLAMQEFMILPTGANTFREALQMGAEVYHTLKSVIKKKYGQDATNVGDEGGFAPNIKSAEEALDLLVDAVKKAGFEGKVNFAMDVAASEFYVKEKSSYNLGFKCEKELLKTGDEMVEYYTSLCEKYPIVSIEDPFDQDDWECYNKLTSKLGQKVQIVGDDLLVTNPKRIQTALEKKACNALLLKVNQIGSVTESVEACLLAHKNNWGVMVSHRSGETEDTFIADLVVGLSTGQIKTGAPCRSERNAKYNQLLRIEEELGPKATYAGVNFRNLSH comes from the exons ATGTCTGTTGTTAAGTCTCTTAAAGCCCGGGAAATTCTCG ATTCCAGAGGAAATCCCACCGTTGAAGTCGATCTAGTCACCGAAGCCGGCCTGTTTAGAGCAGCCTGTCCATCAGGAGCCTCAACTGGAATTTATGAAGCCTTAGAATTGCGAGATGGAGACAAAAGCCGTTATTTGGGTAAAGGTGTACTGAAAGCAGTTGAAAATGTTAACACAGTCGTGAAAAATGCAGTTGTAGGATTCGATACGTTGAATCAGAAGGAATTAGATACCTTGATGGTACAGAAATTGGACGGCACGCAGAATGAATGGGGATACTGTAAGTCAAAACTTGGAGCAAACGCAATCTTGGTAGTATCAATGGCAGCAGCCAGAGCAGCAGCAGCCAAAAAGGGAGTCCCACTCTACGTTCATCTAGCTCAACTGGCAGGAAAACCGACAGACAGATTTGTATTGCCAGTACCATGCTTGAACGTTATTAACGGAGGATCACACGCTGGAAACAGCCTGGCTATGCAAGAGTTTATGATCCTGCCAACTGGAGCCAACACTTTTAGAGAAGCATTGCAAATGGGGGCAGAAGTTTATCACACCCTGAAATCGGTCATAAAGAAGAAGTACGGCCAAGACGCAACAAACGTGGGAGATGAAGGAGGCTTTGCACCCAATATCAAATCAGCAGAAGAGGCTCTAGATCTCCTAGTTGATGCAGTTAAAAAGGCTGGATTTGAAGGGAAAGTCAATTTTGCCATGGATGTCGCAGCATCAGAATTCTATGTGAAAGAGAAGTCATCATACAACCTTGGATTCAAATGCGAAAAGGAACTCCTGAAAACTGGAGACGAAATGGTTGAATATTACACAAGCCTGTGTGAAAAATACCCAATTGTTTCCATAGAGGACCCTTTCGACCAAGATGACTGGGAATGCTACAACAAGCTTACGTCAAAGCTTGGACAAAAGGTCCAGATTGTGGGAGATGATCTTCTCGTAACAAACCCCAAAAGGATTCAAACGGCACTGGAAAAGAAGGCTTGCAACGCACTTTTGCTCAAAGTAAACCAGATTGGATCAGTGACTGAGTCAGTTGAAGCCTGCTTACTGGCCCACAAAAACAATTGGGGAGTCATGGTTTCACATAGATCAGGTGAAACTGAGGACACATTTATTGCAGACTTGGTGGTGGGACTTTCAACAGGTCAAATCAAAACAGGAGCACCATGCAGGAGTGAAAGAAACGCCAAGTATAACCAGCTTTTGCGCATCGAAGAAGAGCTTGGACCCAAGGCCACCTACGCAGGAGTTAACTTCAGAAACTTGTCCCACTAA